One genomic segment of Hordeum vulgare subsp. vulgare chromosome 2H, MorexV3_pseudomolecules_assembly, whole genome shotgun sequence includes these proteins:
- the LOC123426072 gene encoding 60S ribosomal protein L15-2, producing MGAYKFVSELWRRKQSDVMRFVQRVRCWEYRQQPAIVRITRPTRPDRARRLGFKAKQGYVVYRIRVRRGGRKRPVPKGIVYGKPKHQGITQLKFQRNKRSVAEERAGRKLGGLRVLNSYWVNEDSTYKYFEVILVDVAHSAVRNDPRINWLCKPVHKHRELRGLTSAGKKFRGLRGKGHRHHKNRPSRRATWKRNQTVSLRRYR from the exons ATGG GCGCGTACAAGTTCGTGTCGGAGCTATGGAGGCGGAAGCAGTCGGACGTGATGAGGTTCGTGCAGCGCGTGCGTTGCTGGGAGTACAGGCAGCAGCCGGCCATCGTGCGCATCACCAGGCCCACCCGCCCCGACAGGGCACGCCGTCTCGGATTCAAGGCAAAGCAG GGCTATGTTGTCTACCGGATCCGTGTCAGGCGTGGTGGCCGGAAGAGGCCCGTGCCCAAGGGTATTGTTTATGGTAAGCCCAAGCACCAGGGTATTACCCAGCTCAAGTTCCAAAGGAACAAGAGGTCTGTTGCTGAGGAAAGAGCTGGGCGCAAGCTTGGTGGTCTTCGTGTGCTCAACTCCTACTGGGTGAATGAG GATTCTACCTACAAGTACTTTGAGGTCATCCTTGTTGATGTTGCACACAGTGCTGTCCGTAACGACCCAAGGATCAACTGGCTCTGCAAGCCTGTGCATAAGCACCGTGAGCTGCGTGGTCTCACTTCAGCTGGAAAGAAGTTCCGTGGTCTGCGTGGCAAGGGTCACCGCCACCACAAGAACAGGCCCTCAAGGAGAGCCACTTGGAAGAGGAACCAGACTGTCTCCCTTCGCCGCTACCGTTAA